The nucleotide window AGCACCGGCCCGGATCCATCGATCGTCCGTGACGTAGCTGCTTACTACAGCTCGAAGCTCGCCTTGCATGGTCCGACCCCGCAAGGCGTCGACTGGAACGGGAAGCCGTCGCACGAGCTTCGGCACGAGCAGTTTCTTCGTCTGCTCGATGGAGCCCCAGACGCATCGATTCTAGATCTCGGCTGCGGCTACGGCGATTTCATGCGTTTCTTGCGTACGGCGGGGCATCGAGGACCGTTCATTGGCTACGACATTACGCCGAACATGATCAGTGAGGCGACGCGGCTGCATGGCGAGAGCGCGGATTGCCAATGGCGGGTCGGGGCCGAGCCAACGGAGACCATGGACTTCGCGGTTGCTAGTGGAATCTTCAACGTCAAAGGAGAGGTTCCGACTGAGACCTGGGCGCGCTACGTCCACGAGACCATCGACATTCTTGCACGCGCGGGCCGGCGCGGCTTCGCCTTCAATGTCTTGAGCCTGTCGAGCGATCCCGAAAGACGTAGCGAAACATTATACTACGCCGATGCAGCCGAGATGCTATCCTATTGTCTGCATCGCTTTGGCCGATCGGTGGCGCTGCTGCAGGATTATGGGCTTTACGAATTCACCGTCGTGGTACGGCATATTGCCGCAAGCGGATAACAGGCCCGGCGTCAAAGGTTGCGCAGGCGCGTGCTCGGCACCTTGGAGCGTTCGGTTCCGCGCGGCGCCACCACCGCGTGGTCGGGCTGATCCTCAAGCACGAGGGCGCCAACCCCAATCACGCAGTTCTTTCCGATTGTGACATGATCCCGAAACGTCGCGTTGACTCCGACGAAACTGCCCTGGCCAATCTTGACGCCGCCGGAGATGACGACATGCGACGAAATGAACACGTCGTCCTCGACCGTTGAATGGTGCCCGATGTGATTGCCGCTCCAGAGTGTGACGTTGCTACCCACGCGTGCAAAAGGCTGGATAGTATTGTCTTCGAGAATGAAACAGTTTTCCTGCAGTTCGAAGCCGGCAAAGACCGTTGCATGGCTGCTCAGATAGGAAACCAACTGATACCCCTTGGCGCGGGCAGCGGCGACCTTCTCCGGACGAAGCAGGTTTAGCTTGGTGTAGCCGATCGCGACAAAGAAGCTAAAATCCTGCGGAGGAAACTTCTCTGCGACGTGCTCGAAGGGCACTACAGGGCGCCCGCGAAACTCGTTGTGGGAAAAAAATGCTTGGTCAACCGTAAATGCCGCGACTTCGTAGGTGGAGTCATTCGTAAAATAAAAGTCAGCGAGTTCAGCTATTTGACCGGAGCCAAAGATCACGATTCGTCGCGTTTTCATCTGATTTTGCTCTTCCAGTGCTGCCGCCGCTCAAACGGAACTGTGTTGCTAACCCCTTGTCAAACTTATCGAACAGCCCCTCGGCCACCGTGGCTACCACCGGGCCAACTTTTTTAAAAGTTCATTTTTCGGGTGAACCGCCACTGCACCGTCGCGGACGGAACACGACCGCGTCTGATGCGCGTGCCAACTCTGCGGATACTTCGCTCGTTGGGCCGTCGGGCTTCGCACGAAGGTCACACGGCGCCACGGCACCGCAAAACGTGCTATACGACCCGGGGTCGGCATGCCATTTCTATTCGTTGGCCAGTTTGAGGTGCGGTCGCAGACTACGGCGACCGATGAGAGCGGCGCGGGACTGATCAGAGAGCACGCTCGGCGTCTCCGGGCAATGACAGGGAAACAATGGTACTAGCGCCAACCGGCAGCGTTCAGGCAGATGAGCTCACCAAGGCCGCCGAAATATGCCCGAGCTGTGGATGCGATGAGGGCGTCAGCCTGCCCATTCCGGCAGCCGGTCGTTCCATGCTAAGTGACGGACGTATTATCGCAAGGGCGATCGATAAGATTTGGTGTCCAGTCTGTGGGCTGGTGCGCCATCGATACCCGCCGGCAGCAGCCGAAATCTCCGCGATCTACTCCGGCGCCTATGGTCTGCCTGCCTTGACTGGGGCCGGAGAACAGGCCCGGGGCAGGGCCTATGCAGCGGCAATCGTCGATGCGATCGGCGCGCGTCAAACAGGCCTGCGCATGATCGATGTGGGCTGCGGGTCCGGTGCGATGCTTCGTGCCCTCAGCGAATGCGAAGGCGGCGCGTCCTTCCGATTGATAGGCATCGATCCGGCGCTGCCGCGTGCGCTAGCGCAGGCCGGTGAACGCCTGACCCTGATGCGCGGTTTCCCTGATCGTGAGCTGGCCGGGCATGGTCCGTTCGATGTTGTAGTTTCGATCAATACGATCGAGCATACTCCGGACCCCGCGCAGTTTCTTGCTACCCTCGAAACGTTGATGGCGTCGGACGGACAGGTAATCGTCATTTGTCCGACGACGGAATTTGCCAACGATGAATTGCTGTTCTTCGACCACTTCTGGAGCATCAGCCCGGCGGCTATGATTTCCTTTGCGGCGAGGTCGGGGCTGCAGCTAATCAGCCACAAGGAGCTGGCGGCTCCGCTCGCCGGATTTCAGCTCTTCAGGTTCGCACGCTCGACATTTGCCGGATCGGAAGTCGCAGGTATTGACGTATCGCCGGATGCAATCGCCTATCTCAACGCGTGGAAAGAGCTGGACGCCTCGCTTGAACAGCAATTGGCAGCGGCAAAACTGCCGGTGCAGGCGTTCGGCGCTGGTCAGATGGCGGCCTTGTTGCGTGCCTATGCGCCATGCACCTTTGCAATGTTCGAGCGATTTTTGCTGGATCATCCGGAAGAGGCGTGGCCGCTCGGCCCGGCGGTACGCTATGATGGATTTGACACACTGGTCGGTTGGGCAACCGTTGTTGCAGTTCATCCTTCCTCACAACTCGCCGTTGCTGCCCGGATCCAGAGCGATGGCGGGTTCGCCGTCACACTGCCCGCCGCTATCAAGAACTGACCAAGACGAGCTATGATAAGATCTTATGGCATTAACGAACGTGTAGCGGCCAACAGCGACATCGATGCGGCGGTGGAAAGCCTGAGCACGCTCGGCTATGCGATCGTCGGGGGCGGCTATTCGGCTGGAGAACTCAGCGGATTTGCGCAAAGTTTCGACGCCGCGCGCTTGGCCGCGCACAGCGCCGCCGGAGGTACCGAAGCGCTGGCGCGGATCGACGAACACAATACTATCCGCACGCCATTCGCCTACGACAAAAACTTGCTGGCGCTCGCACGCAATCCCGCGATTTTGGAGATCTGCGAGCGGCTGATCGGGGGCTATCAGGTCCTGTCGCAGCAGAACGGAGTCATCAATCCGCCCGCCAAAACCTACAATCAGGGCGCGTGGCATCGCGATCTGCCGTATCAGCATGTCGTGTTCTCGCGGCCGATAGCAATCAATGCGCTGTTCTGCCTCGATGCCTTCACGATCGACAATGGCGCGACCTTGGTTCTGCCGGCGACTCACAAGCAGGAGAAATTTCCATCCGATCGCTTTGTCGAGGCATCGGCCGTGCAGGTCTGTGCGCCCGCGGGAGCCTACATCGTACTGGATTGCATGCTGTACCACAGCGGCGCGCCGAACCGCTCGGGGACCGAACGCCGGGCCGTCAACCAGGTTTACACCTCGCCGATCATCCGCCAGCAAATCGATCTGCCAGCTTTCCTTGGCGACGACTTCACCGACGATCCGGGCCTGCGCCTTCTGCTAGGATACGAAGTGACCACGCCTAGATCCGACGCCGAATATTTTGCGATGCGCCGCGCAAAACTTCTGACATAATGGTTCATTGCTCGAGAATGGCTAATCCAAATCCTTCGCGGCCGTAACCATTGCCATTGTAGAGCATGTAGCGTCGGCCGCCGTGGTCGAAGACGAAAGGATAGGTTCGTTCCTTGTCTTCCCAAGCTTCCGGTGTGCCGACAAAGATCAGATCCTGATCGCGCCGTTCCCATCGCGCGCCATCGGTGGAGCGTGCGAAGCCAAGTTCATAATGCGGGCGCCGCCGCGCATACCACATCGACAGGCTGCCATCCGGCTCACGCAACAGCGAAGGGCGCGAAATCGCAAACTCCAGAGGATCAGTAGGGCCCGCGACGTCGACCACGACGGCGTCAGACGGCGTCCACTGGACCAGATCGGGGGAGCGCGCTTCCTTGATAACGTGCAGCATTTCGAGGCCCTTCTGCCCCCAATGAAGATGAGAGCCGAACCACATGCGCCAACCCGGCCCGTCGCGCAGTACAATCGGATATCCGACCGACAGAGGATTTTCCGGACTGCGGCCGACCACCGGCACGCTGCTGCCGCGGCGGAAGGTTTTTCCGTCGTCGCTCACGGCAACACCGATGAAGTTCGTGAATGGCACATGCACCAGTACCGTCCATCCAAGATAGAAGGCATAGAGCTTTCCGTCATGCGAGACGACGCTGGAAACCGTTACGCCATCGGCGTCGAACGATCCGCGCGCGCCCGGTGTCAGCAGTGGTCCGCGCAGCCGGCCCAACATCTCGAACCGGTCACCGTCGATGGCGATATCCACGGAAGCGGCCGACGATCGGTTGGAGGTGTCACGCGTCGAAAAGAAGATCCGCACATTTCCATCGGCAAGCGCCAGGGCCGTCGGGTTCGCTGCATGGCTGGCGCACCAAGGCTCACCGGCGGCTGGTGAAAAGACCCTTCCGAGAGGACGCCAGAGGTTCCGCATCAGCCGGTCCTCGCGGCTTGTTCGATCGTCATCGGACCGCAATAGGATGCGGCCGCAGATCCTGTCGAGAACAGGACATCGATCACTGAGACCGCATGATCAAAGATGGGTCCCCGCTGCGGATAAGCCTGATACGGACCATAGCTCATCCATTCGACCGCGATGCCGGCCGCAGCAAACGCGGATTCGTCGAAATATTCACGCGCCGAAGGCCCGGAGAGATATCTTGTGGCGCCTGCCTTCTTGCAGATGTCGAGCAGCCTTTCGGTTCGCTGCCCCTGCGGAGAATATTCGCTGTCGCGCACCATGGTGGTTGAGATATTAAGTCGTTTAATCAGCGCTTTCAGAAACAGCGTGTTGACGTCGGTCAGCCGCTCGAGGCGGTCGGCGGCCTCGTAGATGGCTTTCAGCGCCGGGGCTTCTTCCGCGAAGAAGGGCGATTTGCGATAGGCCAGCTCGATCGATCGCCAGTGCTTATCGGCCCATGGCTCCGCGAAACCGACTTCGTCGATCGGTTGTTCGAAGCGCGATTTGGTGGCGACCGGAATTGTCAGCCAGATCGGCCCGGTTGGCGTCATGATCCGGTTGCGGTTATGCCAGTGCCGCTTCACATATTGCGCGCCGTCCAGCACTACATAATGATCGGTGCGGCCGATCAAGTCGAAGAATCCCTTCCACGGAATATAACATGATTGAATAATGGCAACGCGCATAGAAGGCTTTCCAAATCCGGATTCTGTACTGTGATCGAGTGGCGTCGGTATAGGTATTGATTTGTTCAAGGTCAGAGCGCTTTGTTCAATGAACCACCATTGCTCGAAATCACGCCGCTAACGTCGATGGGGTTGTTGTGTGACACAACGGATGCTATTATACCAAACGGTAGCCGGAAGTGTCCCGTGTGACATGTGCTGCGCTCGACCAAAAAGCAACTTGAACGGCATTATTTGATCAGTCCGTGCCGTTCCTAGCAGATTATCTTTTCACGAGCGCGGTCAGCGTTTCGCACACCCGCTGCTGCTGGCTCTCACTCAAGCCGAACCACATCGGCAGCCTGACCAGGCGCTGCGATAGCGAGGTTGTCAGTGCCAATTCACCGTGCGCGCGTCCATAGCGCCGGCCCGCCGGCGATGAATGCAGCGGGACATAGTGAAAAACCGCGCCGATCCCGTTTTGCTTTAGTCCGTCGAGCACAAGCTGGCGATCGATTTCGGATGCCAGCAGGACGTAGTACATGTGCGCGTTGTGCTGACAGTCCGCCGGGACGATCGGCCGGCGCAGCAAGCCCTGTCGTTCGAGCGGTTCGAGCATTTGATGATAGCGATGCCAGACCGCCATCCGTTCGCTGGTGATCCGCTGCGCCTCTTCGAGCTGTGCCCACAGGAATGCAGCGGTCATCTCGTTCGGTAGAAAGGAAGAACCGATATCCTGCCAGGTGTATTTATCGACTTCGCCCCGGAAAAACCGGCCGCGATCGGTTCCCTTCTCGCGAATGATTTCAGCCCTCTGCGCGAATTCTGCATCCCGCACCAGAAGGCTGCCGCCTTCACCCGAGATGATGTTCTTGGTTTCGTGAAAGCTGAAACTGCCGAGGTCCCCGATCGCCCCGAGTGCGCGGTTCTTGTAACCGGCCATGATTCCCTGCGCAGCGTCTTCAACCACTCTGAGACCGTGACGCCGGCCGATCGCGAGAATGGAATCCATTTCGCAGGAAACGCCGGCATAATGCACTGGAACGATGGCGCGGGTCCGCGTCGTGATCGCGTCCTCGATCAGCCGTTCGTCCAGGTTGAGCGTGTCTTCCCTGATATCGACGAATACCGGCACCGCTCCGCGCAGGACGAAGGCGTTCGCGGTCGATACAAACGTGTAAGAAGGCAGGATTACTTCATCGCCGCTTTCGAGGTCCAACAGCAGCGCGGTCATATCCAGAGCCGAGGTGCAGGAATGGGTCAGCAGCGCTTTCGCGCAGCCGGTGTGTTTCTCAATCCACCGGTGGCAGCGCTTTGTGAAGGGGCCGTCACCGGAAAGATGATAATTGCGCTGCGTTTCTGCAGCATAGACCATTTCCTTGCCGGTGGAGTAAGGCCGGTTGAACGGAATGTATTCTGCTGTCACGGTTTCACTGCACGGGTTTGCCGGGGCAGTTTGGCCCCTGGCCTGAGGGTGCACAAATTGGCGGTTTCCGCAGCAGGAATCAACGGTTGATCGCGGGCAAGCGTGACGACGCGCTTCTGTTAGATGCACCCTCGACATCCCGTCCTCGGGCTGATAGCTCGCTCACGATGCTCTGAGAGGTTTTCACCCTTGATCGATGAGCTTGTTGACGTACCTGGCAAAGCCAGGGCTTCGTCGAATCCTCCGGCGCCCGGTCGGGCAGAGCGGCTGTTCGCCGGGTGGTCTGCCAATCTGTTCCAGATGGGGGTTACCCAGCAGGTTGCCCTCATTCCGGTCTTGCTGCACTACTGGACGGGCGATACGCGGCAGCGTGGCTTGCGATCTTTGCCATCGGGAATCTTGCTTCATCGCGGATGCAGGCCTGCTAGTACCCGGAATCAGAGCTAAGTGATACGGCGGCCTGTGAAGCGGCGTTGGCGGACCTTTTTCTTGGTCCAGACGAAGGGATCGGCTTTTTCGTTGTACGCGTTGACGTAGGCATCGATGTGTTCCTGAAGCTGCTTGAGGCTTGTGAAGGAGGTGCCGCTGAGTGACTGTCCCTGCAAGATCGAGAACCATACCTCGACCTGATTGAGCCAGGACGCGCTTGTCGGCGTGAAATGAAATTTCACATTGGGGTGGGCCTTTTAGCCAGTGCTCGTTCTTCTGATGGGTGTCGAGGTTGTCGAGGATGACGTGAAGCTTTCGGCCCGGAAAGGCCGCGGTGACACTGTTCATGAAGTCGAGAAACTCGACACGGCGACGGCGTTTTGAATGCGTCGCGATGATCTTTCCGGTGGCGACCTCGAGCGCCGCAAACAGTGTTGTCGTGCCATGCCGCTTGTAATCGTGGCTCTGGCCGGTCAAGGCGCGGCCATTGGGCAACTTCAGATAGCCATGCGCTCGCTCCAAGGCCTGGATCGAGGGCTTCTCATCCACGCATAGCACAATGGCCTTCGCGGGCGGGGCGACGTAGAGGCCGACAACATCGGCGGCCTTGGCCGTAAAGTTCGGGTCGTTGCTCTTGCACCAGGACTTGCGAGCCGCGAGGTCGATCTTGTGGGTGGATGTATGTGCTCGGCGTTGAGTGGCCGGGCCGGTGGCATGGTGCTGCGCGCCAGATCAGAGGCGGCGGAATCTTCCGGAACAGTCCGGCCATGATCGCTGGCATGCACGCCAGAGATGAGCTATCAGCGGGCGAGGGGCGCTCTGCGAATCCCGATCGTTTCCGTAGCCGGCCAATGGAATGACGCCTCTTTCCCAACTGACCCGTCGCAACTACCTGATCGCAGCGCATGATGCGTTGGCGACCGCGCTTGCGCTGCTGGCAAGCTTCTACCTGCGCTTCGAGGGAGGCGAGGCCTTCTATGCCCGCCTGCCGCTGCTGCTGAAGATATTACCGCTGTTTGTCGCTTTCAGCATCGTTATCTGCTACGTCTTCAATCTGACAACGACGAAATGGCGTTTCATTTCGCTCCCTGATGCGCTGAACATTCTGCGCGTGGCGACCGTTCTGGCGGTTGCGCTCGTCGTGCTGGACTATGCCTTCATTTTCGCCGCATCGAACGGCAAGGCGCCGGTGCTGTTCGGCCGTATCACCATCGTGTTCTACTGGTTCCTTCAGGTGTTCGCGCTGAGCGCGCTCCGCTTCGGCTATCGCTATTTCCGTTACACGCGCGTTCGCCGACATGCCCAGACCGAAGGCGCCTCGGCGACGCTGTTGATCGGCCGTGCCGCCGACGCCGAGGTGCTGTTGCGCGCGATCGAGAGCGGCGCAGTCAAGCAGCTTTGGCCGGTCGGCGTGCTGTCGCCGTCCGCCGCGGACCGCGGGCAGTCGATCCGCAACGTGCCGGTGCTGGGCGGGATCGACGACGTCGAGGACGTGGTCCGCGATTATGCCGGACGGGGAAAGCCGATTTCGCGGGTCGTCATGACGCCGTCGGCGTTCGAACCCGAGGCGCACCCCGAGGCGGTTCTGATGCGGGCCAAGCGGCTCGGGCTGTTCGTCAGGCGCCTGCCGTCGCTCGAAGGCGGCGACGTGCCGAGGCTGACCAATGTCGCCGTCGAAGACCTTTTGCTGCGGCCAAGCGAGAAGATCGATTACGCGCGGCTTGAAGCGCTGGTGAAGGGCAAGGCGGTGATCGTCACCGGCGGCGGCGGCTCGATCGGTTCAGAGATATGCGACCGCGTCGCGACCTTTGGCGCTGGGCGGCTGTTGGTGATCGAGCACTCGGAACCGGCGCTTTACGCGGTTACGGAAGCGCTGACGGCACGCGCGGCCAATGCCGTCATCGAAGGCCGGATCGCCGACATCCGCGATCGTGACCGGATCATAAGCCTTATGCGAGAGTTCAGGCCCGATATCGTGTTCCATGCCGCCGCGCTGAAGCACGTGCCGATCCTCGAGCGCGATTGGAGCGAGGGCGTCAAGACCAACATCTTCGGTTCCGTCAACGTCGCCGACGCGGCGCAGGCGGCGGGCGCCGAAGCCATGGTGATGATCTCGACCGACAAGGCGATCGAGCCGGTCTCGATGCTGGGCCTGACCAAGCGCTTCGCCGAAATGTATTGTCAGGCGCTCGACCACGACCTGATGACGCAATCGGAGGGCAAGCCGCACATGAGGCTGATCTCGGTGCGGTTCGGCAACGTGCTGGCCTCGAACGGGTCGGTGGTGCCGAAATTCAAGGCGCAGATCGAGGCCGGCGGTCCTGTCACGGTGACGCATCCGGACATGGTCCGGTACTTCATGACGATCCGCGAAGCCTGCGATCTCGTGCTGACCGCAGCCACGCACGCACTGACGCCGGCGCGGCCCGACGTCTCCGTCTACGTCCTCAACATGGGACAGCCGGTCAAGATCGTGGAGCTTGCCGAGCGGATGATCCGCTTGTCCGGCCTCGAACCGGGCGTCGACATCGAAGTGGTGTTCACCGGCATGCGGCCGGGCGAGCGGCTGAACGAGATCCTGTTCGCCACCGAGGAGCCGGCGGTGGAGATCGGGGTCGCCGGCATCATGGCGGCGAAGCCGAATGAGCCGCCGATGCAGACCTTGCGCAAATGGCTTGCGGCGCTGGAGGATGCAATCGCGCGGGATGACCGCTCCACCATCCGTGCGGTGCTCAAGGATGCCGTGCCGGAATTCGGATCGAACGCCGCCTGATTTTGCTGCCTCGCCCGGTCGGTCCCCGCGGCCATTCGTGCCCCATCGGAAGCCATGATGCAGAAGTCCGGAAAAGTCGTCGTCGTCAGCCAGCATTATCCGCCCGATCCGAGCACGACGGCGGCGATCATGGCCGCGATTTCCGACCGCGTGGCGCCGGAGGCCGAGGTGCTGGTGCTGTCGGGAACGGCGGGCTCCGCGATATCGGCGCAAGCGGGCAAGCCTGAGGTCGTCGAGGTCAAGAACTGGATGCCGGGCAAGGGCGCGCTGGGAAAGCGCGCCGTGGCCGAATTGCTGTTCACGGTCCGGATGTTTTTCGTGTTGCTCGCGAGGTTGCGGCGCGGTGACGTCACGCTGACCGTGCCGGCGCCCTTCATGCTGCCTTACGTTTTTGCCGCCGCGGCCAAATTGAAAGGCGCGAGATCGGCGCTGATCATGCACGATCTCTATCCCGACGTCCTCGTCATGGCTGGCCTGTTGAAGCCGCAGTCGATCGTGGCGAAAGCGATGCGCGCCTTGAACGCGCCGATGTTTCGCGCGCTCGATGCCGTCGTCATCATCGGCCGCGACACCGAGAAGCTGCTGCTGCGCTATGGCGGAATGACGAGCGACAAGATCCGCTTCATTCCGAACTGGGCGACGCTTGCACGCGGCGTTCGCGCGATCGGCCCGGACAATCCGTACCGCCGTTCGCTTTCCGCGCGCTTCGTCGTCGGACTGTCAGGCAATCTCGGCTTTACCCACGATCCCGTTATCGTGTTCGAAGCGGCGCGCCTGCTGCGCGACGACAAGGATATTCACTTTCTGCTGTCGGGCTGGGGAATCGGCTTTGACCAGTTGAAGGCCATGCAGGCTGAAGCAAACCTCCCGAACGTTACCCTGGTCGACCGCGTCGAGGACGAGCAGCTAGAGGCGTTTCTTTCGGCGGCGGATGTCTGGATCATTCCCTACCGCAGGAACGTCGCCGGCGTGTCGGTGCCCAGCCGGTTCTACAATCTGCTGGCGATCGGCCGTCCGGTGATCCTGGTTTCCGAAGCGGATGCCGAGGCGGCACTGACGGTCATCGAGCACGATGTCGGCTGGGTGGTCGAGCCCGGCAACGCCGACGAACTGGCCAAAGCGGTCAGTCGCGCCGCCCGGGCCGACGACCCACAGCGCGCCGAACGCGCGGCTGAAATCTCCAGGCGTTTTGATTTTGAAGTCGCCATGGCCGACTATTGCGGCCTCATCCGCGAGCTGTCGCAGAAAAACCCGGACTCCAACCGTTTCGGTTCTGATTGAATCAGAACCGCGCTCGAAACCGATTGGAGTGTTCGGCGGGACCTTGTACTCCACGCCGCACACCACGCCCCAGACGCGCGCAGCGACGTCGCCGGAACGTCCGCGCCCGTTCACACCGGTCGACACCGAAGAACGGCGAGTCGAGCGTCCTCGACTTTTCTTCACATCGTCATCTCGCTCTAGATGCTCCGTTACCTGTAACCACCCGAAGGTACGGCCGTTTGGATATCGCATCGTGCGTTTCGGACTGTCCAACGTTTTGATTCGAATACGATGGCAGTAGCCATCTCTGCGCGAAGGTGTTCGGCACAATAGGTGCCGAGAAGCGTCAGCGATCCATCCCTCGCGGAAATCATTATGCCGTCTGCCGATTTCAGCCGCGTAACCAATCCTCTTCCTTCGGCCTCTTCCGCTCTAGCTACCGCGAACGGGGCGAACGTGAATACCCCTAAGCCGTATATTCTCAACCCGCGAAGGTCTGGATTTGTGAAGAGAAGAGGAAACGCGTGCTCGAACGGGAAGCTGTCTCCCCACACCACGATTGAATCGGACGTGCGGTAATGACTGGCTTGGACATCAGCGAGCATTCTGTCGGAGATGCGGGCTTCCGCGATTATAGTGCTAGCACTTATTAGGCTTGCTCCTGCCAGTACTATCACAATGACTACCCGCTTTAAGGAGGATGCTGCAGAGTCGAGTGCAATCGGCAAAAGAATTAGAAGCACAAGTAAGGGAAAGTAAACTCGTAACAGTCCAGGGCGCCCAACCAATCCCATAGCGACCAGACCGCACAAAAAGAGCAGCCAGGATAGTATCACCCGGCGCCGCAACTTCAGCGTCAATAGGACGATGGCCACGGCGAGCAGAGGAAACAACTGTGGTTCGGCGAGCGATGAAATGGCAGTTCGGACGGATTCGAATTGAGCGCTCACTCCAGAAGGGCCGAGTTCTGA belongs to Bradyrhizobium icense and includes:
- a CDS encoding SDR family NAD(P)-dependent oxidoreductase; its protein translation is MTPLSQLTRRNYLIAAHDALATALALLASFYLRFEGGEAFYARLPLLLKILPLFVAFSIVICYVFNLTTTKWRFISLPDALNILRVATVLAVALVVLDYAFIFAASNGKAPVLFGRITIVFYWFLQVFALSALRFGYRYFRYTRVRRHAQTEGASATLLIGRAADAEVLLRAIESGAVKQLWPVGVLSPSAADRGQSIRNVPVLGGIDDVEDVVRDYAGRGKPISRVVMTPSAFEPEAHPEAVLMRAKRLGLFVRRLPSLEGGDVPRLTNVAVEDLLLRPSEKIDYARLEALVKGKAVIVTGGGGSIGSEICDRVATFGAGRLLVIEHSEPALYAVTEALTARAANAVIEGRIADIRDRDRIISLMREFRPDIVFHAAALKHVPILERDWSEGVKTNIFGSVNVADAAQAAGAEAMVMISTDKAIEPVSMLGLTKRFAEMYCQALDHDLMTQSEGKPHMRLISVRFGNVLASNGSVVPKFKAQIEAGGPVTVTHPDMVRYFMTIREACDLVLTAATHALTPARPDVSVYVLNMGQPVKIVELAERMIRLSGLEPGVDIEVVFTGMRPGERLNEILFATEEPAVEIGVAGIMAAKPNEPPMQTLRKWLAALEDAIARDDRSTIRAVLKDAVPEFGSNAA
- a CDS encoding glycosyltransferase family 4 protein, with protein sequence MQKSGKVVVVSQHYPPDPSTTAAIMAAISDRVAPEAEVLVLSGTAGSAISAQAGKPEVVEVKNWMPGKGALGKRAVAELLFTVRMFFVLLARLRRGDVTLTVPAPFMLPYVFAAAAKLKGARSALIMHDLYPDVLVMAGLLKPQSIVAKAMRALNAPMFRALDAVVIIGRDTEKLLLRYGGMTSDKIRFIPNWATLARGVRAIGPDNPYRRSLSARFVVGLSGNLGFTHDPVIVFEAARLLRDDKDIHFLLSGWGIGFDQLKAMQAEANLPNVTLVDRVEDEQLEAFLSAADVWIIPYRRNVAGVSVPSRFYNLLAIGRPVILVSEADAEAALTVIEHDVGWVVEPGNADELAKAVSRAARADDPQRAERAAEISRRFDFEVAMADYCGLIRELSQKNPDSNRFGSD
- a CDS encoding class I SAM-dependent methyltransferase, which produces MSTGPDPSIVRDVAAYYSSKLALHGPTPQGVDWNGKPSHELRHEQFLRLLDGAPDASILDLGCGYGDFMRFLRTAGHRGPFIGYDITPNMISEATRLHGESADCQWRVGAEPTETMDFAVASGIFNVKGEVPTETWARYVHETIDILARAGRRGFAFNVLSLSSDPERRSETLYYADAAEMLSYCLHRFGRSVALLQDYGLYEFTVVVRHIAASG
- a CDS encoding acetyltransferase; protein product: MKTRRIVIFGSGQIAELADFYFTNDSTYEVAAFTVDQAFFSHNEFRGRPVVPFEHVAEKFPPQDFSFFVAIGYTKLNLLRPEKVAAARAKGYQLVSYLSSHATVFAGFELQENCFILEDNTIQPFARVGSNVTLWSGNHIGHHSTVEDDVFISSHVVISGGVKIGQGSFVGVNATFRDHVTIGKNCVIGVGALVLEDQPDHAVVAPRGTERSKVPSTRLRNL
- a CDS encoding class I SAM-dependent methyltransferase produces the protein MLSDGRIIARAIDKIWCPVCGLVRHRYPPAAAEISAIYSGAYGLPALTGAGEQARGRAYAAAIVDAIGARQTGLRMIDVGCGSGAMLRALSECEGGASFRLIGIDPALPRALAQAGERLTLMRGFPDRELAGHGPFDVVVSINTIEHTPDPAQFLATLETLMASDGQVIVICPTTEFANDELLFFDHFWSISPAAMISFAARSGLQLISHKELAAPLAGFQLFRFARSTFAGSEVAGIDVSPDAIAYLNAWKELDASLEQQLAAAKLPVQAFGAGQMAALLRAYAPCTFAMFERFLLDHPEEAWPLGPAVRYDGFDTLVGWATVVAVHPSSQLAVAARIQSDGGFAVTLPAAIKN
- a CDS encoding WbqC family protein, giving the protein MRVAIIQSCYIPWKGFFDLIGRTDHYVVLDGAQYVKRHWHNRNRIMTPTGPIWLTIPVATKSRFEQPIDEVGFAEPWADKHWRSIELAYRKSPFFAEEAPALKAIYEAADRLERLTDVNTLFLKALIKRLNISTTMVRDSEYSPQGQRTERLLDICKKAGATRYLSGPSAREYFDESAFAAAGIAVEWMSYGPYQAYPQRGPIFDHAVSVIDVLFSTGSAAASYCGPMTIEQAARTG
- a CDS encoding phytanoyl-CoA dioxygenase family protein — encoded protein: MIRSYGINERVAANSDIDAAVESLSTLGYAIVGGGYSAGELSGFAQSFDAARLAAHSAAGGTEALARIDEHNTIRTPFAYDKNLLALARNPAILEICERLIGGYQVLSQQNGVINPPAKTYNQGAWHRDLPYQHVVFSRPIAINALFCLDAFTIDNGATLVLPATHKQEKFPSDRFVEASAVQVCAPAGAYIVLDCMLYHSGAPNRSGTERRAVNQVYTSPIIRQQIDLPAFLGDDFTDDPGLRLLLGYEVTTPRSDAEYFAMRRAKLLT
- the rffA gene encoding dTDP-4-amino-4,6-dideoxygalactose transaminase, which gives rise to MVYAAETQRNYHLSGDGPFTKRCHRWIEKHTGCAKALLTHSCTSALDMTALLLDLESGDEVILPSYTFVSTANAFVLRGAVPVFVDIREDTLNLDERLIEDAITTRTRAIVPVHYAGVSCEMDSILAIGRRHGLRVVEDAAQGIMAGYKNRALGAIGDLGSFSFHETKNIISGEGGSLLVRDAEFAQRAEIIREKGTDRGRFFRGEVDKYTWQDIGSSFLPNEMTAAFLWAQLEEAQRITSERMAVWHRYHQMLEPLERQGLLRRPIVPADCQHNAHMYYVLLASEIDRQLVLDGLKQNGIGAVFHYVPLHSSPAGRRYGRAHGELALTTSLSQRLVRLPMWFGLSESQQQRVCETLTALVKR